The Xenopus laevis strain J_2021 chromosome 7S, Xenopus_laevis_v10.1, whole genome shotgun sequence genome includes a window with the following:
- the cep250.S gene encoding centrosome-associated protein CEP250 isoform X2, with translation MTQGAEHGRDWLALQKELHNSLDAQKRQAVLVEKLQAKVIQYRNRYQELQQSQEWSTVTGETELERALRRLEEEQQRCENLAAVNALLRDDLIRTQEANKVLGNDLHKLTADWNSSLQELKQKETDWELEREGYNSQIKGEHSRLLHIWTDVVAFQRHFRELKTATERDLSSVRADWSRCLCLIQSCSSSLKSFKIQGMPVLSSQSPEPPAYLLLTWDHGVRSADQEQEEPPEEQGMESHLTESRHEMELMKSLNESLKQEIVSSRLLLETSGQTLETMRTQLDISEDKVFQVQSHVEALEEEVRSVRSQLEAAQEEVTLLRSQKETSQNEVFSVRSQLETAKEDIRSTHIELVTTGEELRSIRSQVETAHEVEQSLRSKVATLEQDIRDTRLQLDTSKQEAKSTESRLEAQIEETAILRSQLEAEEETSQLKLKASEQEIKALRQQIQMSAAELSFVRSELAGFTLEAESLKSHLETYEMEAKSRLEDKKQQLRNSQRMQQSFEVLESERSAVHQELIQCREDLLRSRLEGELCREECKGLRSALSEAETKNVELAKTQSRHKAEVDNLQDAVSKMADLNRALSLDKVELNNLNLQLEREVASLREQLQESEKEFALVREQLHSDLSAEIAKRQLLAQENQGAVESLEVELADVHRERERLRAELTQVIDQLEEEKGRWAQEAETMEREKSTLTVQLEVIERECHDLREKLKDTQSMKQSLESSLFASQDRASQLDISCSQLKMEFLSVAQSKDTIQGEVSILHAERETSERNLLALSQRLSDMEQELQEERAQRLAIENAKNELEIVADNLNEEISLKQAAERQAEKEREVQRTLQESLEKEQEVTMHLQLQLKEETASLKLLEKEVSYLRQSLQDSQTEKETALYNLEHQILMKQELDREIEILKQANRSFQEEKESALIITQRNAYTIEEKERQIIELRKTVQLCSEEKETTLTSLAQLTMTVQERERQIRSLKENIQKVQHENEDAVTALEHYKNIASETEAQVVLLTERIRACETERDIALKAEESSRIILSEKDREISQMKETEKESQCKMENVLKELESQTIIAQDKDTLLQTLKQRLMECELEKTSALNSLQDQILALEERDTEISHLKEAAQEREIALCTLDIQCRTIEDRNKEVATLKEALQNSQEEKEATLGCLESQNIKLSEKESEKRLQEERIWSLQKEIEEAFLILENKEKLLGEKDTKLTSLQEVVQECHRQKESMLVQHMFIVQERDRDIKILQESLQREKDLMKHTLDQWDSQRESAKRQKEIELKSLLDRISELSQALSKKESEAVLLERQAKRDSKVFTEQLDSLTQHIEEKERMYKNNSEVQRENRNLMQRVSELTQTEEHREKDIKVLKERLKELSQTLTENENETERMKQQAEKDTSALKVRVSELSSAVIMRDTKELRRVEEIKALKKEIEVCEIALKDKEKHVEDERRQSEREISSLKQRVTELSEALISTDVQQQEREIEVNALKGRLEIVENVLIDSAERAKDDRQIFHNLIKDLSQDVLGEVSEVDRENDTLIQKVELFGRTLKEKEKKYLEGNRERELLRQRVNELSQDIFHKERDAAEEIKTLRMETEELRQAMIEKEKKKAEDQKWSEKEMEALQHRVKELLQTLEEDRMASEIRQEELDHLRYDMNKLKQALTEKDSELREEGKQHEKQICFLQKKVSELSETLINKNIHEEEMEGQVKALKGRLEITSHTLLVKEMEAEKQEKERQTLAKLISELSHAVIGEVSEESQDKSLTERLGKAVRENAKQFEEDKLEIETLRQQVQELSQALLQKDREANMIQEQMAAVRRKKEELKQALRDQEHKQIDTDTQNHSEREALSQKAKDLSQALIEKEREADILKEEVTAVRRKEEEYKQTLKDKEHAKIKTDVQNGKEKEALIQETEKLSQALLEKEREADILQEEVKAARRKEEELKQTLRNKEQKKMEADNQNEKEKEALTQNVKNLSQALLQKEREFELTKGKMEDLTIQIRDLRRSQIDKEQEITEEERQSRKEIKALKLKVTELFETLINKTLQEEEKELKVKSLKGRLDICENTLLVKEKEAQKEKLEKESLKNQISELFHTLAGGIFEGESEDKALIDKLDLLGKSLKLKEKEYEVEKKEKKKLNEKVLELSQALLEKERNSEMIERETNSMREKLGELGQALIEKEQEKSVEEAQSVNEKKFLRQKVTELSQALLQKEIDVKQELETLMEKIEELGQNLVQKETEIKNAEKVREQEKKELQLNLTSLCQSLKEKEKEVELTGTELKTAREKIGELRLVLINKEREIIEEDRRREREKELMQRVESLSDALLKSERETEYAGLDIKALKEKIGQLEQALIEKEEEVKERAKQSEIEKDKFKERVATLSEAMAEKKREAEMNRVQMESLRNKLVEAELAQTEEMQEIEENLKDEKERQALGGTLTELSKTPTEEQIKETEIAALEVKIAQLVQTLTQKEHQIWLSEAERMALGVRFKEITQDLKRRELIEIKEDEENASLLRKLIELFKVLKEDKEAKQNELLSNKITELSLFLEKKRSGIFERVAEHKVLRENLEKLGHLIFDEKDSKGESASVRTTKLDNEIREDMRNILDIDKGKPTKKEEQGRCRLMNEVDEELEESGPYSREWERNTSLGDLYQKIETLQRENNEGKQREERLKHRLKRTEMALRHTESEEIAWREKARELEAKNRARQFHTPAAARGSLEERLEVLQGTVARLENEKGALEIRTLQLSQTLQRVESERRNLRREMRSLTMMSPQSSVAMQQLKDVGSSTSTLSLLDLQKQVSLLKSQLKAEQELRSHYIQRCSRTNDDIMNLRNDLTESLATVVSDPRPEILERETARLDDTLNHSLGLPST, from the exons ATGACACAGGGGGCGGAGCATGGCCGGGATTGGCTGGCTCTGCAGAAGGAGCTGCACAATTCATTGGATGCTCAGAAGAGACAGGCCGTGTTGGTGGAGAAGCTTCAGGCCAAG GTGATACAGTACCGGAATCGATACCAAGAGCTGCAGCAGAGTCAGGAATGGAGCACGGTAACAGGAGAGACCGAGTTGGAGAGGGCTTTGCGGAGACTGGAGGAGGAACAGCAGAG GTGCGAGAACCTGGCAGCCGTGAATGCTCTACTCAGGGACGACCTTATCCGCACACAGGAAGCCAATAAGGTGCTCGGGAACGATTTGCACAAACTGACTGCCGATTGGAACAGCTCCCTGCAGGAACTGAAACAGAAAGAGACAGACTGGGAACTAGAGAGAGAG GGTTACAACAGTCAAATAAAAGGAGAGCACTCTCGCCTTCTGCACATCTGGACTGACGTTGTTGCTTTTCAGCGCCATTTTCGAGAACTCAAAACTGCAACAGAGAG AGACTTATCATCGGTACGTGCTGATTGGTCAAGATGTCTGTGCCTCATACAGTCTTGCAGCTCATCCTTAAAATCATTCAAGATCCAAGGAATGCCAGTTCTATCATCACAATCACCAGAACCTCCGGCATACCTTCTATTGACTTGGGACCATGGAGTTAGATCAGCTGACCAAGAGCAAGAAGAGCCCCCAGAAGAGCAGGGGATGGAGTCACACCTTACAGAATCCAGACATGAAATGGAGCTAATGAAGTCCTTAAATGAATCACTTAAACAGGAAATTGTATCCAGCCGTCTATTGCTTGAGACATCAGGACAAACATTAGAGACAATGAGGACTCAATTAGACATATCAGAAGATAAAGTCTTTCAGGTACAATCACATGTTGAAGCATTGGAAGAAGAAGTCCGATCAGTGAGATCACAGTTAGAGGCAGCTCAAGAAGAAGTCACATTGCTGAGATCACAGAAAGAGACATCACAAAATGAAGTCTTTAGTGTTAGGTCTCAACTTGAGACAGCAAAAGAGGACATTAGGTCAACGCATATAGAACTAGTGACAACAGGGGAAGAATTAAGGTCAATAAGGTCTCAAGTGGAGACAGCACATGAGGTGGAACAATCTCTAAGATCAAAGGTTGCTACATTGGAGCAGGATATTAGAGACACGAGGTTACAGTTGGATACATCTAAACAAGAAGCAAAGTCAACGGAGTCACGACTAGAGGCCCAAATCGAAGAGACAGCTATTTTGAGATCACAATTGGAAGCGGAGGAGGAAACATCACAGCTAAAACTGAAAGCATCAGAGCAGGAAATCAAAGCTTTGAGGCAGCAAATTCAAATGTCAGCGGCTGAATTAAGTTTTGTGAGGTCAGAGCTGGCAGGATTTACACTCGAGGCTGAATCATTAAAATCACACCTGGAGACCTACGAGATGGAGGCAAAGTCACGACTTGAGGATAAGAAGCAACAGTTGCGAAATAGTCAGAGAAT GCAGCAGTCTTTTGAAGTTCTAGAGTCCGAGCGATCTGCTGTGCACCAGGAGTTGATACAGTGTCGGGAGGATCTACTGCGCTCACGTCTGGAAGGAGAATTATGTCGGGAAGAGTGCAAAGGCCTTCGGAGTGCTCTCAGTGAG GCAGAGACAAAGAATGTTGAGTTAGCCAAGACTCAGAGCAGGCACAAAGCAGAAGTAGATAATCTTCAAGATGCCGTCAGCAAGATGGCCGATTTGAACCGGGCCCTGTCCCTGGATAAAGTGGAATTAAACAACCTCAATCTTCAG CTGGAGAGGGAGGTTGCATCTCTTAGAGAGCAATTGCAGGAGTCAGAAAAAGAGTTTGCACTGGTGCGAGAGCAGCTTCATTCAGACCTGAGTGCAGAGATTGCCAAGAGACAGCTTCTAGCACAAGAAAATCAAGGTGCAGTTGAGAGCCTAGAAGTCGAGCTAGCGGATGTccacagagaaagagagagactacGGGCTGAGCTCACGCag GTGATAGACCAGCTGGAAGAGGAGAAAGGCAGATGGGCCCAAGAGGCAGAGACAATGGAGCGAGAGAAATCTACCCTTACTGTACAGCTAGAAGTAATAGAAAGGGAATGCCATGACCTGAGGGAGAAGCTGAAAGATACACA ATCCATGAAGCAGTCTCTTGAGAGTTCATTGTTTGCCTCCCAGGACAGAGCATCCCAGCTTGACATCTCTTGCAGCCAGCTGAAGATGGAGTTTTTATCAGTAGCGCAGTCTAAAGACACAATCCAAG GTGAGGTGTCCATTCTCCATGCCGAGAGGGAGACGTCAGAGAGGAACCTGCTTGCTCTGTCCCAGAGACTGTCTGACATGGAGCAAGAGTTGCAGGAAGAGAGAGCACAGAGATTGGCCATTGAAAATGCTAAG AATGAATTAGAGATTGTGGCAGATAATCTGAATGAGGAAATATCCCTAAAACAAGCTGCTGAGAGACAAGCAGAGAAAGAAAGGGAAGTTCAGAGAACGCTGCAAGAGTCGCTGGAAAAAGAGCAAGAAGTAACTATGCATCTTCAGCTGCAACTTAAAGAAGAAACTGCCTCTCTGAAACTGCTTGAGAAAGAGGTGTCTTATCTCAGGCAAAGCCTGCAAGACAGCCAAACTGAGAAAGAGACTGCTCTTTACAACTTAGAGCACCAGATTCTAATGAAACAAGAGCTGGACCGTGAAATTGAGATCTTGAAACAGGCCAACAGAAGCTTccaggaagaaaaagaaagtgcTCTGATAATCACACAGCGTAATGCTTACACtatagaggagaaggaaaggcaaattatAGAGTTGAGAAAGACTGTCCAACTTTGCAGTGAGGAAAAAGAGACCACTTTAACTTCTCTAGCACAATTAACCATGACTGTACAAGAGAGAGAACGTCAAATCAGGTCTTTGAAAGAAAATATTCAGAAGGTCCAACATGAAAATGAAGATGCTGTCACTGCTTTAGAGCATTATAAAAATATCGCCAGTGAAACAGAAGCCCAAGTGGTCCTCCTAACAGAGCGTATCAGAGCGtgcgagacagagagagacattGCTTTGAAAGCAGAAGAGAGCAGTCGCATTATTTTGAGCGAGAAGGATAGAGAAATCAGTCAAatgaaagagacagaaaaagagaGTCAGTGTAAAATGGAGAATGTCTTGAAGGAATTAGAGTCTCAAACCATCATCGCACAAGATAAAGACACTTTACTCCAGACATTAAAACAGAGGTTGATGGAGTGTGAGCTGGAAAAAACAAGTGCTCTTAACTCATTGCAGGATCAGATTTTAGCTCTAGAGGAAAGAGACACCGAGATCAGTCATTTAAAAGAGGCAGCTCAGGAAAGAGAGatagcactttgcactttagaTATCCAATGCCGGACCATTGAagacagaaataaagaagtgGCAACACTGAAAGAAGCTCTACAAAATAGCCAGGAGGAAAAGGAAGCTACCCTTGGTTGTCTGGAGTCCCAAAATATAAAGTTGTCAGAAAAAGAAAGCGAGAAACGATTGCAGGAAGAGAGAATTTGGTCTCTGCAGAAAGAAATAGAAGAAGCATTTCTAATTCTGGAGAACAAGGAGAAACTTTTAGGGGAGAAAGACACTAAACTGACATCCTTGCAGGAGGTTGTGCAGGAATGCCATAGACAAAAAGAGAGTATGCTAGTTCAACATATGTTTATTGTACAGGAAAGAGACAGAGACATCAAGATACTGCAAGAGAGTTTACAGAGGGAGAAGGATTTGATGAAACACACATTAGATCAGTGGGATTCCCAAAGAGAATCAGCTAAGAGACAAAAAGAGATAGAATTGAAGTCTCTTTTGGATAGAATTTCAGAGCTTTCCCAGGCTCTAAGTAAGAAAGAAAGTGAAGCAGTACTCCTGGAGAGACAGGCCAAAAGAGACAGTAAAGTTTTTACAGAGCAATTAGATTCCCTTACCCAGCATatagaagagaaagagagaatgtataaaaacaatagtGAAGTTCAGAGGGAGAATAGGAATCTAATGCAAAGAGTGTCAGAACTCACCCAAACTGAGGAGCACAGAGAAAAAGACATCAAAGTCCTAAAAGAGAGGTTAAAGGAACTTTCTCAGACATTGACAGAGAATGAAAATGAAACGGAACGCATGAAACAACAGGCAGAAAAAGACACCAGTGCACTGAAAGTTAGAGTATCGGAGCTCTCATCGGCTGTCATAATGAGAGATACTAAAGAGTTGAGAAGGGTAGAGGAGATAAAAGCTTTGAAAAAGGAAATAGAAGTGTGTGAAATAGCCTTGAAAGATAAAGAAAAGCATGTAGAGGATGAGAGGAGACAAAGTGAGCGAGAAATAAGCTCACTGAAACAGAGAGTAACAGAGCTTTCTGAAGCTCTAATTAGCACAGATGTACAACAgcaagagagagaaatagaggTGAATGCACTGAAAGGGAGACTAGAAATAGTTGAAAATGTCCTGATAgacagtgcagagagagcaaaagATGACAGGCAGATTTTCCACAATCTCATAAAAGATCTTTCCCAGGATGTACTTGGAGAAGTATCTGAGGTTGATAGAGAAAATGATACTCTAATACAGAAAGTTGAGCTGTTTGGAAGAACCCTCAAAGAGAAGGAGAAGAAATATCTGGAAGGCAACAGAGAGAGGGAATTGCTAAGACAGAGAGTCAATGAACTTTCACAAGATATTTTTCATAAAGAGAGAGATGCAGCAGAGGAAATTAAAACTCTGAGAATGGAGACTGAAGAACTCAGACAAGCTATGAtagaaaaggagaagaagaaagcCGAGGATCAAAAGTGGAGTGAGAAAGAGATGGAGGCCCTGCAACATAGGGTGAAAGAACTTTTACAGACTCTGGAAGAGGATAGGATGGCATCAGAAATAAGGCAAGAAGAGCTGGATCACCTGAGATATGATATGAACAAGCTCAAACAGGCTTTGACAGAAAAAGACAGTGAGTTAAGAGAGGAAGGGAAACAGCATGAGAAACAGAtttgttttcttcagaaaaaaGTGTCTGAACTCTCCGAAACactaataaacaaaaatatccaTGAAGAGgagatggaagggcaagtgaaAGCTCTGAAAGGAAGACTGGAAATAACTAGCCATACCCTTTTAGTGAAGGAGATGGAGGCAGAGAAACAGGAAAAAGAGAGACAAACGTTAGCTAAGCTGATTTCAGAACTTTCCCATGCTGTGATTGGGGAGGTTTCTGAGGAATCTCAAGACAAGAGTCTAACAGAGAGACTTGGGAAAGCTGTCAGAGAGAATGCAAAACAGTTTGAAGAAGATAAGTTGGAAATAGAAACTCTGCGACAACAAGTACAAGAACTTTCTCAAGCTCTTTTACAGAAGGACAGAGAGGCAAACATGATACAGGAGCAAATGGCAGCTGTgagaagaaagaaggaagaaCTCAAACAAGCCTTGAGAGATCAAGAGCACAAACAAATTGACACAGATACACAGAACCACAGTGAAAGGGAGGCTCTAAGTCAGAAAGCAAAAGATTTGTCACAGGCTTTGATAGAGAAGGAAAGAGAGGCAGACATTTTGAAAGAGGAAGTAACAGCTGTgagaaggaaggaagaagaatACAAACAAACCCTGAAAGATAAAGAGCATGCAAAAATTAAAACAGATGTACAGAATGGCAAAGAAAAGGAGGCTCTAATTCAAGAAACAGAAAAACTTTCACAGGCATTATTAGAAAAGGAAAGAGAGGCAGACATTTTGCAAGAGGAAGTGAAAGCTgcaagaaggaaggaagaagaacTCAAACAAACCCTGAgaaataaagagcaaaaaaaaatggaagcagaTAACCAGAATGAGAAAGAAAAGGAGGCTCTGACTCAGAATGTAAAAAACCTTTCACAGGCTTTATTACAGAAGGAGAGAGAATTTGAATTGACAAAAGGAAAGATGGAAGATCTTACCATTCAAATAAGGGACCTCAGAAGATCACAGATAGACAAGGAACAAGAAATAACTGAAGAGGAGAGGCAGAGCAGGAAAGAGATAAAAGCTTTAAAATTGAAAGTCACAGAACTCTTTGAAACTCTGATAAACAAGACACtccaggaagaagagaaggaaTTGAAGGTAAAATCTCTGAAAGGAAGGCTGGACATTTGTGAAAATACCCTTCTCGTGAAAGAGAAGGAGGCACAAAAAGAGAAGCTGGAGAAAGAATCTCTAAAGAACCAGATTTCGGAGCTTTTCCACACGCTGGCTGGGGGAATATTTGAGGGTGAAAGTGAAGACAAAGCCTTGATAGACAAACTTGATTTACTTGGAAAGAGTTTGAAACTGAAGGAAAAAGAGTATGAGGTagagaagaaggaaaagaaaaaactgaatgAGAAAGTGTTGGAACTTTCACAGGCTTTGCTAGAGAAGGAGAGAAACTCTGAAAtgatagaaagagagacaaactCTATGAGAGAAAAGTTAGGAGAACTTGGACAAGCACTCATAGAAAAAGAGCAAGAGAAATCAGTGGAGGAAGCACAAAGTGTAAATGAGAAGAAGTTTCTGAGACAGAAAGTGACAGAACTTTCACAGGCGTTGCTACAAAAGGAGATAGATGTTAAACAAGAGCTGGAAACCCTAATGGAGAAAATTGAAGAGCTTGGGCAAAATTTGGTTCAGAAGGAAACAGAgattaaaaatgcagaaaaagtgaGAGAGCAAGAGAAAAAAGAACTGCAATTAAACCTAACATCACTTTGTCAGTCtctgaaagagaaggaaaaggagGTGGAGTTGACAGGAACAGAGCTGAAAACAGCGAGGGAGAAGATAGGAGAACTCAGACTGGTCCTAATAAATAAGGAAAGAGAAATAATAGAGGAAGATAGACGACGTGAACGCGAGAAAGAATTAATGCAGAGGGTGGAATCACTTTCTGACGCTCTGCTAAAAAGTGAAAGAGAGACAGAATATGCAGGTTTGGATATAAAAGCTCTGAAAGAAAAAATAGGACAACTTGAGCAAGCTCTCATAGAGAAGGAGGAAGAGGTAAAAGAAAGAGCAAAACAAAGTGAAATTGAAAAGGACAAATTTAAAGAGAGGGTGGCCACACTTTCAGAGGCCATGGCAGAGAAGAAAAGAGAGGCAGAGATGAACAGAGTCCAGATGGAAAGTCTAAGAAACAAGTTAGTGGAAGCTGAACTTGCCCAGACAGAAGAAATGCAAGAAATAGAGGAGAATttaaaggatgagaaagagaggCAGGCTCTAGGTGGAACGCTGACAGAACTTTCCAAAACTCCAACAGAAGAACAGATTAAAGAGACAGAAATTGCAGCCCTTGAGGTTAAGATAGCACAACTTGTACAAACTCTGACTCAAAAAGAACATCAAATATGGTTGAGTGAAGCAGAAAGAATGGCTTTGGGTGTGAGGTTCAAAGAAATAACTCAGGATTTGAAAAGGAGAGAATTGATAGAAATaaaagaagatgaagaaaatGCTTCACTGTTGAGAAAACTAATAGAATTGTTTAAGGTTCTAAAAGAGGATAAAGAAGCAAAGCAGAATGAATTATTAAGTAATAAAATTACAGAACTTTCCCTGTTTCTGGAAAAGAAGAGGAGTGGGATTTTTGAGAGAGTAGCAGAACATAAAGTTCTCAGGGAAAATTTGGAGAAACTTGGCCACTTGATATTTGATGAAAAAGACTCAAAGGGAGAGAGTGCCTCTGTAAGAACAACAAAGCTGGACAATGAGATAAGAGAAGACATGAGAAACATCCTGGATATTGATAAAGGGAAGCCAACAAAGAAGGAGGAACAGGGGAGGTGTAGGCTGATGAACGAGGTTGATGAAGAACTAGAGGAAAGTGGCCCCTATAGTAGAGAATGGGAGAGGAACACAAGTCTGGGTGATTTGTATCAGAAGATAGAGACTCTTCAGAGAGAAAACAATGAGGGGAAGCAAAGGGAGGAACGTCTGAAACACAGGCTCAAGAGAACAGAAATGGCATTGAGACACACAGAGTCAGAGGAGATTGCCTGGAGGGAAAAGGCTCGGGAACTGGAAGCCAAGAACAGGGCCAGACAG